The following DNA comes from Actinomycetota bacterium.
TGGTGTTCTAAAGCCATGCCCATGCCGAAGACGAAGGAGGAGGCGCTCGAGCGGCTCCGCGCGGTCGAGAAGAAGATCGCCACAAAGAAGATCATCGGGCCGGCGTACGGGCTCGCGAAGGGGCTCTCCGTCACGCTGCGCACGATGACCAGGCGATCGGTCACCCAGCAGTACCCGCACGTTGTGCCGGACCTGCCGCCGCGCACCCGTGGGGTGATCGCGTTCAAGGAAGAGAACTGCACGGTCTGCATGCTCTGTTCGCGCGAGTGCCCCGACTGGTGCATCTACATCGAGTCACACAAGGATGTCGTCCCGCCCAAGACGCCGGGCGCGCGCGCTCGAACCCGCAACGTGCTCGACCGCTTCGCGATCGACTTCGCGCTCTGCATGTACTGCGGGATCTGCGTCGAGGTGTGCCCGTTCGACGCGCTGTTCTGGAGCCCTCACTTCGAGTACTCGGAGCTCGACATCGAGGGGCTCACCCACGAGATGGAAGTGCTCGGCGGTTGGATGGATTACGTCAAGGTTCCTCCCGAGCTGGAAGTGGGAGCCGAGCCCGAGCCTGAGCGCGAAGCGCCCATGAAGGCGTACGAGCCCGCCGGCGTCGCGGCGGTCGCGACGGCGCCGTCGACCGCTACCTCCGCGCCCGCACCGCCGGCTGCGCCTTCCGCACCGACTGCTGAGCCCGCGGCTGCAACCGCTGAAGCACCGGCCGCAGCGCCCGCCGGAGCTCCTGCGGCGCCGGCGGTTGAGGAGGATCACGGACCGGTGGAGATCGATGACGAGACGTATCAGCGCGAGCTCGCGGCGGGGAAGCCGGAGCGGGTCGCGCGGGCGCTGGCCAAGCGAGCGTTCGTCGTCAAGCGGCGGAAGGGCGGCGCGTGAGCGGGCACGAGGTCATCTTCACGATCATCGTCGCGATCGCCGGCGTGGCCGGCGCGCTCGTCGTCTCGAGCCGCAACGTCGTCCACGCGGCGCTCTACCTCGTCGCGACGCTCGGTGCGGTTGCGGCGCTGTTCCTGCTCCTCGGCGCCGAGTTCGTCGGTTGGACCCAGGTCCTCATCTACGTCGGCGCGATCGTCGTCCTGCTGCTGTTCGGGATCATGCTGACGAAGGCGCCGATCGGAAGCGCGACCCTCGACAACCAGAGCAGGGGCATAGCGTTCCTCGTTGCCGCCGGAACGTTCGGCGTGCTGACCTGGCTGATCTGGGACGCGTTCGGGGACGACACGATCCCGCTGAAACAGGCCGTGAGGACCGAGGAGATCGGCCGGTCGATGTTCGATCGGTTCGTGC
Coding sequences within:
- a CDS encoding NADH-quinone oxidoreductase subunit J: MSGHEVIFTIIVAIAGVAGALVVSSRNVVHAALYLVATLGAVAALFLLLGAEFVGWTQVLIYVGAIVVLLLFGIMLTKAPIGSATLDNQSRGIAFLVAAGTFGVLTWLIWDAFGDDTIPLKQAVRTEEIGRSMFDRFVLPFEAISVLLLAALVGAIVLARKE
- a CDS encoding 4Fe-4S binding protein; this encodes MTRRSVTQQYPHVVPDLPPRTRGVIAFKEENCTVCMLCSRECPDWCIYIESHKDVVPPKTPGARARTRNVLDRFAIDFALCMYCGICVEVCPFDALFWSPHFEYSELDIEGLTHEMEVLGGWMDYVKVPPELEVGAEPEPEREAPMKAYEPAGVAAVATAPSTATSAPAPPAAPSAPTAEPAAATAEAPAAAPAGAPAAPAVEEDHGPVEIDDETYQRELAAGKPERVARALAKRAFVVKRRKGGA